Genomic DNA from Pungitius pungitius chromosome 12, fPunPun2.1, whole genome shotgun sequence:
GACAACGCCGTAGCTGTGTCCAACGGACACTTCAGGACTGCTGCTGGGACacctccatctcaacatctcagCAATTAAACAAGTGTCTACtttacacactttctaaagGGATTACTCATTATTTTAGTGTTTACAAAAAAACCTTTGAattcaaatttcaaaatgttgtatACGGCAACATCACCAGGAAGATGATGTAATTGTTTATTATCTGTTAATGTATATTATCTCCAGTTGACTAAATAAATCGTATCCTCTTACCAATGAAAACAGCAACTTTCAACAAACATGTTTGTTTCATGGTTCATTGGACGTATAAAGGTCCAAGAGCCTCATTGATCTGTCtgctatatatagatatatatatatatatatgtgtagtAACTATATACTATACCTGTAGTTAAaagtatttatgtatgtatacaaATACTTGCAGTCAGTGTTTATACAAATATGGTGAAACTTGAGGGTATCTCTGAGTCTGAGCTCATGTTCCGTTAGCTTCCTCTGTGAGACGGTGAGTGCTAAGCTATGTTAGCATTGACTCATTACACCATCATGAAGACGTAAATACAGATCTGTGGTGTTTGTACCATATAgtttaataaacacacacatttatacagaCTCTGATCCAGTAGAAGCTCTTTGAGCTTCGTGCTACAGTCAGAACCGGGTCATCTTCCCCCGGGCAGTAGTTCCCACTGGGCTTCAGCGGGCCCTCAGAGTCCAGAGCCGGGTCGGCTAGCTGGGGGGTCCGGGACTCGTTGGATAATCCCTGGACCGGATAAACCGGATTGTCCTCCGGTGCCGGAGAGGCAGAGGACTGCGTCACCAGCAGCCCGCCCGCCAGCTCACCTTTCACGGGGAGAGGCGAGCCGCGGTCCGGCGAGGGGCCCCTCTCAAACACACCCGCTGCAGCCTGAACGGGCCCGAAGCCGCCGCCTCCACACATCCGGCCGTCCGGCCCGTGCAGCAGAACCTAGACGCATCAAGACGAAGTCCGGAGACATTTCTTGTTGCGCGTCATTCATCCTGACAGCTAACAGCAGCTAAACTAACGCTAAGCTAAACCAACggtagctaagctaactgtgaTTTTACATAACTAAGCTAGCTAATGgcagctaagctaacgctaagcTAAACCAACggtagctaagctaactgtggTTTTACATAACTAAGCTAGCTAATGgcagctaagctaacgctaagcTAAACCAACggtagctaagctaactgtggTTTTACATAACTAAGCTAGCTAATGgcagctaagctaacgctaagcTAAACCAACggtagctaagctaactgtggTTTTACATAACTAAGCTAGCTAATGgcagctaagctaacgctaagcTAAACCAACggtagctaagctaactgtggTTTTACATAACTAAGCTAGCTAATGgtagctaagctaacgctaagcTAAACCAACGGTAGCTAAGTTAACTGTGGTTTTACATAATTAAGCTAGCTAATGGCAGCTAGCTGCTGCGGAAAACCGACAGCCATGCAACGTCCGGACCGGTTCGTGACGGTGGAGGCTCCGCGCAACACGAAGAGACCTGAATACGCAGCTTTCGACCGACTCACCCCCCGGTGATGCTAACGGAGGCGGCTGCGCAGCGGCGACATCAGTCATCGATCACCGCTAATCGATAAACTGAGCTCTGGTCGTTGTCACCCCTCCCGGTACCGGACAGGCTCATTTATTTTCGATTAATTTTAATTTGACTTGTGATTATTAGACACAACTGCAATTTGTTTAAATTTGATTTTACAGTTCAATAAATATGGGTTTTCATGTTCTACTCTGTCATGGTCATCAGAAGAAGTATCTGCACACGGTTCAGTACAATATAGACTTTATTAGTTCACTaagttgaaataaaaagcagattgACTTTAAACGATTCACAATTCAGTAATCAAGTGTCCATCAAGTCAACACAAGAAGTCCCTCCTCCTGAGACCCGGCTCCACCAGGTGAAGCTCTGCTCCACCAGGTGAAGCTCTGCAGCTGGATGACAACTTGGTTCATGGTCCCCAGACGGAGGGCGAAGCTGAGACGAGGCGCCGCTACCACGCAAACCACCAGGTGAGTTCAACAACGACGACGGGTTGTTTGTGGCGTAAACAAAGACCCAAATCACCAGAACTGCTTTGGGAATGTTTTAGAtcattttaatgtctttttcttcactttatttTCATCGTAGCAATGGAAAAATATAACCTTATACAAACGTCTTCGATTCttgaatttttttcttttcaaacaagCAAAAATGGTGGTGACCCTTTTCCCCCAAAACAAGTGCATCAGGGAAATGAAAACTAGCAGCTCATTTCCACTCCTCAGAGTCTCCTTTTGGCACTTTTACTTCGTAGGACTTTtagtgctgttgtttttttggataAGAGCGCCGAGCACAGCGGGTGGAGGCTTCTCCGTCACCTCAGTGCtcgcaggaagaagaaaaaataagagcaACACAAATCTAAAGGTTTCCACAGACGTCCGCTCAGTTTGTCCTTTTCTTGTCGTGGTTGTAACtgccgccccccaccccccacccagagggggggtggagctGTGACGTCATCGTGATGTCACAGGAGAGCCCGACTACAGCGACAGTGGATTGTGGGAGGTTTACaggaggagggggttggggCAGTCAAGAGTCCAGTCCACAAGGCGTctaggagggagggggctgtgtttgtgtgaatatgggggggagggggggtgttgcCGCCTGCTCAAACTGAAGGTGGCGTGGTGTCattgtctctcactctcacactcgtCTCATGTCGCTTCTGCTTTGAGCGGATCAAAGACAGAAGACCTAAATCCAGCAGTGGGGCAGGTTGTCCTTGTCCTCGTGTCTTTCAAACCTCTGGTCCCCAGCCGCAACAATCTGAAGTGAAGAGGATTATTGATCAGTAAATGTTCCCGAcatgatgcttttattgtgaaacaggAAGTCTGTTTAATCAGCACCCATTAGCCCGTGTGTCTCACCAGGCCTGGCTCTTGAGCTTACGCAGCTCCTTGGTGGCCCAGGTGGCCAGCGTCTTGGTCTTGGTGGTTTTGGAGCGCCGCCCCTCCGTCAGCAGGTCGTTGATGAGCGGACggacctccaccagcttcaTCACGTCTTTACCGAAGGCCGTGCACAGGTCGCTGAGCACGCACAGGGGAGAGAGGACAGACGTCAACCAGCTGAACCGGAACTCTCTTCTGGTCCGGTCTCACATGTTGAGTGGCGCATCATTTCTCTTCAGTGACCCAACAGCTGTTTGCCATGGTCTCCACGGCAACGGTGAAGCCAAAGCAGAGCCCCCGGTTACGCCAACAGCTGCTCAGTGCAAAACCTCCAGATTATAAAACACAGCGCGTTGCCGTGGTTACCGGGAGCCACTAATCAAACCTCACCCAATGAGCCCGGCGGCATTTGCCACCACTCCGTCAGAGTGGTCTTCGTCCTCGGCTATGTGGTGGATGAAGGAGAGGATGAACTCCACCCGCGGCTGCACCAGCATCACGTCGGCtaagggagcaggaggaggacgagcatCACAAGGAGGTGAAATGACTCAGGAGCAGAACATTCATCATCAACACGCCGTTTGATTTTATAGAGTCTCGCAAAACCAGGAAGCCGTGAGCGAAGCCGTGGCCTGAAGCTCTCTGGGTGAAACAGACTCGTTACTCTACGACCTCGTAAAATCCTCCTGATCCACTGCAGTCAGGAGGAGGAACCgaggtcgaccccccccccccccccccccggtcacgTGATCTTACGGTGCACGTTCTCCTGGTCCCCCTTCAGGCCCTGGATGATGCCGGTGTAGGCCTCCAGGCAGCCCTCCCTCAGCTCGTTCAGGTAGTCCACCATGTCGTAGTCCGTctggagacaaacacacacgtgtggaACCCTGAATCAACAACGCTCCGTCACCACGGTTACTGCACGGCCCAGTCACCGCAGTTACCTTGTCCACCTGGGCCTGGGAGGCCTGCTGCAGCGTGTCCAGGACGATGTCCAGGTACTTCTTGAACTCCCCCCCGATGGCCAAGGCAATGTCTCCGAAGGCCGAGAGGATCTGAGGCTTAACGGAGCGATGGACGTTCTCATTCTGGaggacagaaggggggggggcgttagcaCCAAGAGCGAGGGGTGCATCTACAGTTCCAAGGAGCTACAAGAGGTCTCAGATACTTGTGGTTGGTTTTGTCATCACAGTCAGCGTGGTGCATGTTATCATCATGGACCATGAAACTCGTCAATACACaagactcctccccctcctcctcctcaccccgaggttctccagcagcagctgcatcaTCTCGTCACAGTAAGGCAGAATGTTGGACATCAGAGCTCTGCACAGGTCACACACCAGACCCACAGCTGCCAGACACACCTGTaacgacatcatcatcatcatcatgtagCCCCCCGACTTCATTTATTAAATTACGTTGCAGACTCTTAAACTCCAGAATGTGCCGTGTGGAGGTCTCAGATATTTGTGGTTGGTTTTGTCATCACTGTCAGCGTGGTGCATGTTATCATCACGGACCAATCAGACGCACAGCAGGGGGTTCGCTGCTGGCGGTGAAGACTGACCTGATACTCGGCGTAGTTCTTCAATCCGATGCCCAGGAACGGCTTGAAGGCGTCCATGTATTTCTGGAAGTCACTGCCCAGAACTGAAACAACACACCAACATTAACAACcctggtgtgcgtgtgcgtgtgtgtgtgtgggggagcaCGGCGTGCACCTTCCACCAGAGTGGACACGGCCATCAGAGCGTCCTCCTGGACCCCCCCGGAGCCGGCGGTGCTCTGGAACATCCTCAGTAACGACGCCATCACCACGTCTGAGATCTGAAGGGCGTCCTGATGCTGCACTTTACGCAGGACGttctgcgacacacacacacacacacacacacacacaggaagtgacacaaAGCATAGACCGCGCTGAAAGGAGAGCATGCTGGGGGGGCCGTCTCACCTGCAGAGTGGCACACAGCAGCGACTGCAGGTCGTTGAACTGGATTCGGTCAGAAGTGCTCTGGATGTGAGACTGGGGGACACAGGAAGTGACGTCGTTACACAGAACGCACCGCATTCAGCTATTGGTTGACGGCTACAGGAAGTAAGGCGTGTGGCGGTCTCAGATAATTGTGGTTGGTTTTGTCATCACAGTCAGCGTGGTGCATGTTATCATCACGGACCAATCACACATCTCCTTCAAATAGCACATGGAACCTCAATATGAATCACCTCCATCTGAAGGACCTGCTGCAGCCGCTCCATAATGACCAGAGTGGTCTTCTGCACGGCGGGGTAACAGTCCTTAGCGCTGTTCTTCACGATCTCCATCAGAGCCTCGTAGGCCGCAGAGCGCAGGTTGTTCTGGTGCCCGTCGGGTCTGTAGGAggaagcatcatcatcatcaatgcaTTCAAATGAGTAATAGATTTATTATCTAcacttcttgtttcttgtttaaAAGGAGCTCTGTACCTGTCTGTGGTCTCCAGGAGCTTCTGTACGATGATCTCAAAGGACGAGGACAGGCAGTAGGTGGCCGGCTCCTCCTGGTCCTCTGCAGCATCCGTTGCCTCGTAGGCTGCTTCAGCCAAAGACGAgaaggcctggggggggggggagttgaccTCAGCTTTAGGCTAGTCTTCCACTGATTTATGTCACTGTTAACCTCCCAAGTCATGTGACACCACAGCTCACCCAGCAGACGTTGGAAGCCACCCGTGGCTCCGCCCCCAGGCCCTCGATCAGGCACTGCAGCAGGGGCGCCAGGTACACCTCGTTGATGGCTGCCTCGGGCAGCAGCTCACAGATCCGCCCCACCGTCCAGGCCGTGGTGTCTCTGACCACCACGCTGGGGTCCTTCATCAGCTCGATCAGGGTGGGCATCGCCTGGACACGACCAGTTAGCATCACCAGGGTCACCCGCTCAAACACAGGTGCTTATACATAATAAACCATTAGGTGTCAGAATTAGCTGATAGAGTCGAGCAGCTGACTCACCTGTATGACCAGGGGTTTGAGCTGGTTGAGTTCAGGTCCTTCCAGGATGGACCCAAAGGCCATGACGGAGGCGTCTCTGTAGCGCCAGTCGGGGTGTTTGATGTGTTCTTTGATGAAAGGCAGCACGTGAGGAACCACGTCGTCCTCACAGCAGGTGGCCAGCAGcatcagacacacacctgcCGCCTTGCAGGGGTTCCagtcgtcatcgtcgtcgttCTCGTCCTGAGAGggtagaggtcaaaggttagtAAGGAAGTCAAAGATGGCCATGAAGACGTAGTGCAAACACTCACTTGTTTGGTGAGGGTCTGGGTCAGGATGGGGACCAGGTACTGCAGGGCCCCTTTAGCATAGAATTTACTGGTGTGCTCTGGAGGGCGTCCCTGCTCCGAGGCCTGCCATTGGACAAGAGGACAGTCAAAGGGGGCGGGTCCTAACAACCTGGAGCCGAGGTGAAGGGTTAGAGTCTGCTTACAGACCTCTGAGGCCTCGATGGCCAGATCCATCTCCTCGTCACACACGTTGGACCAGAACTCGATGCCCTGTAAGGCCACTTCATCAATATCGCTCTTCATCGCCTCGATGGTGATCTGAGGGTGAggccaaaatatcaacaaagaTTACGAGGCAGTCAGCAGAACGTCATTCTAttccatttattatttatcatcATCCCTACCGCGACAGAACTAAAACTTTATACATTTCTTTGAATTGGtgctttaaaatatatatttcagaaAAGCATTTCATTGTGACTGAAAGAAACTAATTGCTGGGAAACTATAACGTCATCATTAATTAGTCTAAGACAGTCATGTGACTGTAAAACTAACTGTTCAGAACATTTGTGCCATGAGACGACATGTTGGCCATTTAGAATATATTGTTTTCTGCTTGTGAATAACGTGGCTGCAGCTTTTATTCTAAACCGAAGACGCTGATGAGGTCGACTTTGGATTTGAAACTCCAGAacctggagggagagaaagcgcCTTGAGATGCCTCATGGGTAA
This window encodes:
- the kpnb1 gene encoding importin subunit beta-1, whose product is MELITILEKTVSPDRNELEAAQKFLEQAAVENLPTFLVELSKVLANPGNTQVARVAAGLQVKNSLTSKDPDVKTQYQQRWLAIDANARREIKNYVLQTLGTETYRPSSASQCVAGIACAEIPVNQWPELIPQLVANVTDPSSTEHMKESTLEAIGYICQDIDPEQLQENANQILTAIIQGMRKEEPSNNVKLAATNALLNSLEFTKANFDKETERHFIMQVVCEATQCPDTRVRVAALQNLVKIMSLYYQYMETYMGPALFAITIEAMKSDIDEVALQGIEFWSNVCDEEMDLAIEASEASEQGRPPEHTSKFYAKGALQYLVPILTQTLTKQDENDDDDDWNPCKAAGVCLMLLATCCEDDVVPHVLPFIKEHIKHPDWRYRDASVMAFGSILEGPELNQLKPLVIQAMPTLIELMKDPSVVVRDTTAWTVGRICELLPEAAINEVYLAPLLQCLIEGLGAEPRVASNVCWAFSSLAEAAYEATDAAEDQEEPATYCLSSSFEIIVQKLLETTDRPDGHQNNLRSAAYEALMEIVKNSAKDCYPAVQKTTLVIMERLQQVLQMESHIQSTSDRIQFNDLQSLLCATLQNVLRKVQHQDALQISDVVMASLLRMFQSTAGSGGVQEDALMAVSTLVEVLGSDFQKYMDAFKPFLGIGLKNYAEYQVCLAAVGLVCDLCRALMSNILPYCDEMMQLLLENLGNENVHRSVKPQILSAFGDIALAIGGEFKKYLDIVLDTLQQASQAQVDKTDYDMVDYLNELREGCLEAYTGIIQGLKGDQENVHPDVMLVQPRVEFILSFIHHIAEDEDHSDGVVANAAGLIGDLCTAFGKDVMKLVEVRPLINDLLTEGRRSKTTKTKTLATWATKELRKLKSQA